Within Candidatus Poribacteria bacterium, the genomic segment GAAATCCAGAGGGACTGGAAGCCTTACTTCCGATGCTATACGAAGATACCAGTACCCTCATGGATTATCTATCCCCACAGACTATTGTTCTTCTGATCGAGCCTGCTTGGATGGAGCGCGAGGCAACTCAACTTATCGAAGATACAACAGATCTTTATGAACGAAAACTAGCGTTCGATCAGTTTATGGTGTCACCCGATGAGACGTTTATACCGTTTGAACAGGTACGCTCCGCTTTGCAGACGTATCCCTTCGTTCGCACGTCGTTGGCGCCGCCAACACTCAATACAGAGGAACCGGTTGAAGAGATTGCTTTCGGTATGCGTCCACTCGGTCTGCCACGTAGCAATTATCGGCTGATTATGGATCAGATCAAAGGATGGACGGACGAGGGCTATTTCGTCAACTTCTTCTGCGATAATCCAAAGAGCGCAGATCGGCTACACAATATCTTGGCAGATAGGGATTTACCTGCAACCCAAACAGCGGTGAACATTGGCAGCATCAGCGAGGGATTCATCAGTGAAATCCTCAAGTGCATCACGCTATCTGAAGATGAGTTGTTTGGACGCGAGCATCGCCGGCACCGCAAGACCCCTTTTAAGGAAGGCGCTCCTATCCTGAGTCTAATTGACCTCAAGGAAAAGGATTATGTGGTGCATGTCTCACACGGAATCGGTCGCTACGCAGGTATCCGGCGCCTCGACATTGATGGGAAACCGCAGGATTTCCTCGCGCTAGACTACGCAGACGCAGGTAGGCTGTATGTTCCGACCCATCAAATTGATCTCGTGCAGAAGTATATTGGCGGACAAGAAGACAGAAGAATACGTCTAGACAAACTCGGTGGAACGTCATGGGAACGGGCAAAAGCCAAAGTAAAAGCCTCCATAGAGCAGATGGCGGAGGAATTACTGGAATTGTATGCGATTCGTGACTCCCGAGAGGGTTATGCCTTCCCAACAGATACGCCTTGGCAGAAAGAGTTTGAAGTGCTGTTTCCTTATGAAGAAACCCCCGACCAGCAGAAAGCGATTGAGGAAGTTAAGCGGGACATGGAGCGCCTGCGCCCCATGGATCGGCTAATCTGCGGAGATGTCGGATACGGAAAAACCGAAGTAGCACTCCGTGCGGCGTTCAAGTCAGTGATGGCAGGAAAACAGGTCGCCCTGCTTGCACCGACAACAATTCTCACGCTGCAACATTTTAATACATTCCAGCAGCGTTTTGCCCCTTTTCCCGTTCAGGTCGAAATGTTGAATCGCTTCCGAACAGATAAAGAAGCAAAAAGGGTGGTGGAGGGACTAGCAAAGGGCACAGTTGATATCGTCATCGGAACCCACGCCTTGCTCTCAAAAAATATTAAGTTTCGTGAACTCGGTCTGCTCGTAGTTGATGAGGAACATCGTTTCGGGGTAAAGCACAAAGAAAAGATTAAACAGATGAAGCAGACGGTTGATGTATTAACCTTGACAGCAACGCCGATTCCGCGTACACTTCATATGTCCCTTGTCGGCATCCGCGACTTCAGCGTAATTAATACGCCCCCGGAAAATCGCCTGCCAATTGAAACTTATGTCATGGAGTACAATCCCGACGTGGTTCGAGATGCGATCTTGCGAGAGATGGAACGCGGCGGACAGACCTTTTTTGTTCACAACCGTGTCCAGAGTATCGCAAGCATTGCTGCCACAATCCAAGACCTCGTACCACCCGCTAGAGTTTGCATGGCACACGGGCAAATGCCTGAACGTCAACTCGAAAAAGTGATGATGGAATTCATCAACCACAAATATGACGTTTTGGTTTGTACCATGATTATTGAGTCTGGCGTGGATATTCCGGCCGTCAACACGATCCTAATCAATCGTGCAGACGCGTTCGGATTAGCCCAACTTTACCAGTTACGCGGGCGAGTTGGTCGCGATCAGTATCAGGCTTACGGCTATCTGTTCTACCCACAAGGATGGGCAATTACGGAAGGTGCTCAAAAACGACTGCGCGTCATCGAAGAATTCACTGATCTCGGTTCCGGGTTTAAAATTGCCCTCCGCGACCTTGAGATTCGGGGAACTGGTAATATTCTCGGTTCAGAACAGCACGGTCATATCACCGCTGTAGGTTACGACATGTACTGTAAACTCCTTGAGGAAGCAGTACAAAAACTCAAGGGTGAAGAGATCGAAGAAACGGTCGAAACCCGGATTAACCTACCCATTGAAGCTTATCTGCCTGATGAATATGTCCCCGACAGCCGGCAAAAGGTCGGACTTTACAAAAAAATCGCTGCCCTAGAAACAGAAGTAGATCGGAAAGAACTCGAAGAGGAGATGGCCGACCGGTATGGAAAAATCCCCGAACCAGTTGAGATGCTCCTCGAAATTGCCGACTTAAAACAACTCAGTCAACAAATCGGGGTCGATGGAATCGCCGCAGGCAACGAAAGCATCAAGGTGACATTTGATGAAGCCAAAACAAACCTTGACCCCCATAAACTAATTCGGCTGATTGAACAGGATCAGCGAATCTCAATTACACCCCCTGCACGTATGACGATCCGTTTGAAAGGATTGGAGGGAAAAGCCCTCTTGGTTGAACTCAAGCGTATCTTGGGGAAATTAATGTGAACCACGAAACC encodes:
- the mfd gene encoding transcription-repair coupling factor, yielding ELARRGDILDVYPLTTDAPIRIEFFGDEIDAIRLFDPASQRSVTDRTGDNTEAITLCPVREIILSPQTLDLWKTQAETLIQNNESPKYRNAVNEITNRLETERNPEGLEALLPMLYEDTSTLMDYLSPQTIVLLIEPAWMEREATQLIEDTTDLYERKLAFDQFMVSPDETFIPFEQVRSALQTYPFVRTSLAPPTLNTEEPVEEIAFGMRPLGLPRSNYRLIMDQIKGWTDEGYFVNFFCDNPKSADRLHNILADRDLPATQTAVNIGSISEGFISEILKCITLSEDELFGREHRRHRKTPFKEGAPILSLIDLKEKDYVVHVSHGIGRYAGIRRLDIDGKPQDFLALDYADAGRLYVPTHQIDLVQKYIGGQEDRRIRLDKLGGTSWERAKAKVKASIEQMAEELLELYAIRDSREGYAFPTDTPWQKEFEVLFPYEETPDQQKAIEEVKRDMERLRPMDRLICGDVGYGKTEVALRAAFKSVMAGKQVALLAPTTILTLQHFNTFQQRFAPFPVQVEMLNRFRTDKEAKRVVEGLAKGTVDIVIGTHALLSKNIKFRELGLLVVDEEHRFGVKHKEKIKQMKQTVDVLTLTATPIPRTLHMSLVGIRDFSVINTPPENRLPIETYVMEYNPDVVRDAILREMERGGQTFFVHNRVQSIASIAATIQDLVPPARVCMAHGQMPERQLEKVMMEFINHKYDVLVCTMIIESGVDIPAVNTILINRADAFGLAQLYQLRGRVGRDQYQAYGYLFYPQGWAITEGAQKRLRVIEEFTDLGSGFKIALRDLEIRGTGNILGSEQHGHITAVGYDMYCKLLEEAVQKLKGEEIEETVETRINLPIEAYLPDEYVPDSRQKVGLYKKIAALETEVDRKELEEEMADRYGKIPEPVEMLLEIADLKQLSQQIGVDGIAAGNESIKVTFDEAKTNLDPHKLIRLIEQDQRISITPPARMTIRLKGLEGKALLVELKRILGKLM